TGTTTGAATTGTTGTTGCAAAGCCCGCTGCAATGGGAAACGATCCTTCAGCATACAGCGGTTGATTTGTTTTTTTAATTCACCAATAGAGACCACACACTTCACCTTCAAACACAAAAGAGGCGTATTCTAAAAGGAAAGGGTAATACATGGCAAAAGACTTTGGAGCACAATCTAGTGGCCCATGTGCAAAATAAGGTAACAGCTTCTTCTCCATTTATCCTCTGGCTGTGTTACTTTTTCTTGACGTAGGCCCACTATGCCTGCGAAAAAGCGCCTTGCCAGAAAATAAATGGCTTTGAAGACTGTTACCCAACTTTACGCATGGACCACTAGCTTCCCCCTTTGAAAAAGGGGGATTGAGGGGGATTTTTACATACAAATAAGACGGAGATGGTTCAAAAGTTCTGGTCTCTTTAAATCCCCCCTAGCCCCCTTTTTTAAAGGGGGGAATCAGTTTTCACGACAGCCTCTTTATATCAAACAAATTGTCGCAAAAGGCATTTTAGCTCCCTCTCCCTCTGGGAGAGGGCTGAGCTGAGGGTGAGATTACTTTAAAGCCACCGCTACGCGGTACAGCCAGCACTCTTTATTTCAATTAAAGTTGCTATCGCTTGCTTTACAGTAGTAAGCAAGCCCTTCTCCCCGCAGGGGAGAAGGGACTTGATTTGAAGTACTTTTGCGACAGTTTCTTTGTAAGAGGGGGTTTGATTTGAAGTACTTTTTAACTCGCCTTTTTCAACTTTGATAATTCTTGATCTCTGAGTTCGCGACGTAATATTTTCCCTACATTTGTCGTAGGTAGTTCATCCCGAAACTCAAACACTCTCGGCACTTTATAGCCAGTGACTCGCTCTTTTAAATAATTAACTAATTCTTCCTGGGTTAAATTAGGGTTTTTGCTAACTACAAACATTTTTATCGATTCACCCGTTTTTTCACTAGGCACACCAATCGCCGCACATTGCACCACATCGGGATGCGTGGCTAGCTCGTCCTCTAATTCATTGGGGTATACATTAAACCCAGAGACGACAATCATATCCTTTTTACGATCCACAATTTTGATATAACCCTGCTCGTCCACTGTGGCAATATCACCCGTTTTTAACCAGCCATCTTCAGACAGCACTTTGGCAGTTTCTTCTGGCCGATTCCAATAACCTTTCATCACCTGTGGACCTCGTACACACAGTTCACCGGTTTCATGAAAGGGAATATCATTACCTTCATCATCACACAACTTAATCTCAGTTGAGGGAATCGGCATACCAATAGAACCCAATCTAACATCAGGCAATGGGTTGGTACTGACGACAGGTGACGTTTCAGTCATTCCATACCCTTCACAGATTTTACAACCCGTCAGCTGTTCCCAACGATTAGCGGTATCTAACTGTAAAGCCATCCCCCCTGATAAGGTCAGCTTGAGTGGTTGAAAATCCAACTGGCGAAACCGCTCATTATTCATCAAACCAACAAATAATGTGTTTAAACCAACAAATACTGTAAACGGCTGTTTTTCTAAGGTATCAATAAAACCAGGTAAATCACGGGGGTTGGTAATGAGCACATTGTGCAAACCTAAAAATAACCCCACCATACAGTGAAAGGTAAAGGCATAAATATGGTAAAGCGGTAAAGGGGCTATGACGGTTTCCTTACCCTCTTCCAAAATATGGCAGGTAATCGCCTTGCACTGAAACATATTGGCTACAATATTTTGATGGGTCAGCATGGCCCCTTTGGCAACACCTGTTGTACCACCGGTGTATTGTAAAATTGCTACATCATCACAATTCGCTTTATGAGGTTGTAGCCGGTGGTGCTTCCCTTTGTTTAATACCTCAAGAAACCCTACCGCCTGAGGGAGATAATAGCTGGGTACCATTTTTTTCAAGTATTTGACTGCACAGTTCACCACTACGCGCTTTAGCAAAGGCAACATATCACCGACCTGAGTAACAATGACATGCTTAATTTGGGTTTTGGGCACTACATCTTCCGCTAAGTGAGCCATATTGGCTAATACCACAAGCGCCTTCGCACCAGAGTCATTAAACTGATGCTCCATTTCCCGCTCGGTATAAAGCGGATTCGTATTCACTACAATTAACCCCGCCCGTAACGCACCAAATGTAGCAATAGGAAACTGCAGTATATTCGGCATTTGAATAGCAATACGGTCACCAGGTTTTAAGTCCGTTTCACTTTGTAAGTAAGCTGCAAATTGGCTACTGAGCTGATCCAGCTGGCGATAGGTTAATACTTGCCCAAGATTAGAAAAAGCGGGTAAATCACCGAACTTCTTACAGGATGCTTCAAACACATCCAGAATGGAAGTGTACTCTCCCGTTGAAATTTCACGGGGAATCCCTGTTGGATATTTGTCCTTCCAGAAGTCCACAGTCATTGAATAAGCTCCTAAAGTTTTACTAATTCAACAGCGGTTTAACTGCTGAATACTATTTTTGTTATTACCTATTACCAGGATCAATTCCACTATCACCCCCTATCAAGGAAGCTGTCGCAAAAGGGCTTAAACCAATCCCTCTTCACACAGGGGCGAGGAACCTAAAAATGCCTTTTGCGACACCCTCCAAGTGTAGTGGTTTGGCAGCTTCAAAGCTGCCTCAGCCTGGCTTGTTTTTTACTCAGTAAAGGCTTAAGCTGAACCCAGTTTCAAACGAGCGTTTTTTTTAACATCTCAATTTAATGAAGTCCAACGAATTAGCTTAAAACCATAGCGTAAATTAACAAGTATTATCTTTTAAAACGTCAAGGCTTGCAGGATGAACCCTACTGTTGCATCGCTTATGGAAAACACAACAGATGTAAAACTTGATCAGCCAATCAATAGTCACTGGTTACCAGTCACAGGTTGTCGCTTGTATCTTCGCTATTGGCAGCCCAGTTACCCGGCTAAAGGTATTGTTCATATTCTTCATGGATTAGCGGAACATTGCAGCCGCTACCAACGGCTAGCAGAGTGGCTCAACCAGCAACACTTTATTGTTATAGCTCATGATCAACGGGGGCATGGCAAAACAGGCCAGCAAGCCCAGCTCGGCCATTTCGGTGACTGCAATGGCTGGGATTATCTCATCAGCGATGTGTCATCTGTTCAAGCCTGGGCGATTAAAACGTTTGGCGACTTGCCTATTACACTCATAGGACACAGTATGGGCTCTTATCTTGCCCAGGATTTTTTACTGACCCATAGTCGGGCTATTCACGCAGTGATTTTATCTGGCTCAAATCATGACTTAGCCTTGAAATTTACTGTCAGCCGCTGGATTGCTCAATTTGAGTGCTGGCGCCTAGGAGCAAACACCCCCAGTCGTCTAATTGATCAGCTGGTATTTGGTCGCTTCAATCGCCGTATTTCACCACACCATACAAATCATGACTGGCTTAGTCGAGATAGCCAACAAGTAGCAGCCTATATTGCTGACCCATTGTGTGGTTTTATCAGTACACCACAACTGTGGGTTGATTTGTTTCAAGCACTCCAACGCATTAACCAGGTAAATAACTTAAAGTCGATACGCTCAGACTTACCCATCTATGTGCTGGGTGGTCGAGATGACCCTATCAGTGCAGGCAAGCGCTTGAAGTGTCTGGCAAGTGCCTTACGTACTGCCGGTATCAAGCAAGTCACCGAAGCCATTTATGTAGGTGGCCGCCATGAGATGTTTAATGAAATTAACTTTCAGCAAGTGTATACCGATATGACAGACTGGCTAAATAGCACATTTAGCTCAACACAATGCAACTCTTTACACGTTGCGTAAACTAATCTTATGAAGATCTGTTGACGTTTGCGCGTGGGGCGCTAGAATTGCGCCGTTTTATTAAATTGCTTGAATGGTTAGATAACTTGGAATGGTTAGATTGTTTGGAGTGGTTAGACAACTTGGATGGAACAGTATGATTAATGGCTGGGTCTTATTGGTGGCTTCAATGTTTGCATTGGTTAGCCCAACCCAGGCATCAGAGCAACTTGCCAATGAAGTGAGCTATTTAAAACAACAGGTGAAGGATACTCACTGCCGCTTTTTGTATAATGGTAAACTATATCAGCCAGCCGCTATGCTTGATTATATAGAACGTAAGCATGGGCTTTTTAAAGACGATATCAGCAATGCTGAAGAGTTTATTGTCTTAGCAGCCAGCAGAAGTGCTAAAACAGGACAACCCTTAAAAATCCAGTGCCCTGGTAAGCCTGCAATGAAAACCAAAGGCTGGTTATTGGATAAACTGCAGACATATCGGTTAATGAGCCAGTCAGCTGCTAACTAGTCATCAGCTGGCGTGTACTCAACAATTTGATTACGCCCCTGTTGCTTTGCTTGGTAAAGCGCCTGATCAGCTTGGTCAATTAAATCTGCTGGTTGTAGCTCTCGATTAGGGATACAAGCAGCAATTCCCATGCTTAATGTCACATACCCTGTAACAGAGTCTGGGTGACAAATTGCCAGTGACTTTATTTGTTGTTGGATTTTCTTAGCCACCAAATGGGCATGGGTACTATCCGTATTGGGCAGCAACACAACAAACTCCTCACCGCCATAGCGAGCAGTCAGATCTCCAGGGCGCCGACCAGTACTTTCAATTTCATTAGCAATTTGCTTTAGGCACTGATCACCCGCTAAATGACCAAGCTTGTCATTGTAGTTTTTAAATAAATCAACATCCAATAGAATCAAAGCCAACCTTTTTTCTTCTCGCTGACAACGATTCCATTCTTGCGCTAATGCCTGGTCAAAGGCACGCCGGTTAGCAATTTCAGTCAAACCATCTAGCCTAGAGATACGCTCTAACTGGCTATTTGCTAGAAGCAGCTTTTCATTCGTTTCCGCTAAGTCTCGCGTTTTATTTCTGACTCGTTCTTCAAGCAACTCATTCGCAGCAATCAGCTTATCTGCCATTTGATTAAATGCCCTAGCCAACACCCCTAGCTCATCATTGGTAAAGCTATGAATACGTTGGCTTAAATCCCCATTAGCAATCATGACAGCTACTTGAGTTAAGCTATTAATGGGACGAGTGATACTGGTCGCAAGGAAAACTGCAAATAAAATGGTAACAAAAGCCGAAACGAATAAGGCAATTATCATAAAGTTACGCTGCCTAGCCAGAGGAGCCAGGGCTTCAGCTTTATCAATTTTCAGCGTCATTCCCCAGCCAATTTTGGAAAAAGCAGTGACATAAGCAAATACTTGATGCCCTTGATAGTCGGTTAATTCCAGTAGCTCTGAGGCTTGACCTGCCTTTATCAACTTAAACGGATTAATCTTAAGCTGGAACGGCTGCAGTTGATTAGCAAAGCGTACGGGTAAAATAGACTCAATTTGTCCTTCTTCAGCTTGATAGCTAATAATCGTCTCTTCAGACAGCCCTAGTCCTATCATGCCAGTCACAATAGCCTGAATACTTTCCAAACCAGCTATCACCACTAACCGACCTAGTTCTTTATTTTCCAAGACGAGAGGGCTAACAATGTGCAATTGCTTTTGGTTTTGCGGGGTAACAACCACTCTTACCAGCATGTGTGGCGTCGGCATCGGTAGATGTAAACGGCTGAAGTCAGTATCTAACAGGCCGGGCTCTGTTGCGGCAAGCACCTCTCCCTGTAGTGAGAGCACCATAATCCCCCGAAAATCCGGAATAGCTTTTTTAGCATCAATTAAAATTTTAGTGACTTTAGCCAGTGCGGCAGGGTTTGGCTTTTTTAAGTGGTCATGTAAAGACAGTCGTAGCTGGGTTCGACTGGTGAGTAATGCCAGGCGCTCTTGATGCTGTTGAATAACCTGATTCAGCCTGGCAGCTTGAATAGTCAGAGTAGTTGCTAAGTGATGCTTAATCGCCTGGGTGAGTGCCTGCTGGCTATTAATATAATACAGTGACCCACTAATCAACAGCAGCACAACCGTTACTACTAAAATAGTGGTTGCTATTTTTTGCCTAAGACCTAAATTCAAGCTCAATACCCAGCACTGCAGCCCAAAGAGGGTGATGACTAATGTAGAGGATAGCTTGAAAAAATCACATTAACTGTATTTTGTATTTATTGATATAGCTGGCTAGCTTGTATCCTTTGATCAATTTGTTTCACCAACTGCAGATAGCCCTGACTGTCAGGGTTTTGATACCGTCGCTTAAACTGGCTTTCTGTCATCCCTTCAGGTAATTGACTTAAACGAGGAATTAACGCGTCAGCTGTTGTATTGACTATTTTTTGTTGTACGGCTTTGGCTGTTTGCTCATCTTTAGTCGCATAAGCAGCAAACTGAATACCCGCACGATCAGCCGCTAGATCGTAAAAGCTGAACCCTGAGCCATTTTTCGCATCATCCAGCTCTTTCCATAACCCTAGTGTATCTGATACTTCATTACCGGCATATAAAGCAATAGCCGCTGAAAAACTGAAGTGCCTGGCTAAATCTTTACGTCGATGCACATAAAAAATCCGGCGGCGTTCATTTCGCAGCGCTTTATTAGCCAGGTAATCGCCAGTCGGAAATGACGATTGATACAAGGCCAAAGCAGTCAAGATTGCCTGGTTTTGTGCTACTGCAGAAGCCCCTTGTCGTACTTGTTGCCGTGCCTGCTCCGTTAGGTATTGAAACAGCTTCCAAAAATCGGGTAAACGCACCCCTTGCTGTTGAGAGGCAAACACATAAATAGCCGTTAAGTAATAACCAATTTGTTGCTGCTGCTCAGCGCTAAACAATAATTCTCGGCTCTGCTGGTTAATCCCTGATACCACCTTACCTGACTGATATTTCACGACAATTTGCGTAGGTGATACGTTGACTTGTTCAATGGTTTGATAAATTGACAGCAGCTGTTGTGTACGAGGGTGCTGTTGCGCCTGCCCAATTCCCCAATCTGTTACTGTTTGAGGAATAGGAATAGGGCCCACTTTCAGTGCGGTTAGTTTTGGTACCTCTGGTGTTGGCTCAACCTCAAATGATAAGGTTAAGTAGCGACCAAGTACGTTAACAACGCCTTGTAACTGTACCTTATTTTGCAGGTAGTCAGCCTTGATTCCCGTTAAAAATGGAAATAAGCGCTGCACCTTGGCTACCCCATGATTTAATACAGCTGTCGCTTCTGTAGGTAATATTGTTACTTGATATAATTTCTCATTGGCTAAGTAAACAGGTGCGTTTGCCTTAGTTAACTGCTTAATGGTTAATGTGCTGTTTTGATTTGTCGCAAAAGGCGGTGTAGCATCAGTAATGAAAAAACCTGCCACCGCTAAACACACCACTAATAGTATAAGTCTAAAAAACCAGCGCTTCATTCACACTCTCTTTTCAGCCTGCTTACTCATTAAGCCACTCTCTATCTATGCCACTTTATTTCCAAATGAATTAGTTGCTTTCTAGCTGGGCTGTATCCCAACGGGCTCAATCTGTTTTATTCAGCTGGGGGCTTTATTATGTATTGTGCTGTTCACTTGCCCACTGCTGATGTTTGCTCAGTTGCTTGTAGGGGTTATACCCTAATCTTCAATGCCTGAATAGCCATGCCAACTACTGATGAGCAAAATTAATCACAAAGATAGATCATTACAATTAGCTGAAGTTCAACCATTAACAGAAACTATAAATATCTACTTGCTTACAAATTTCGGAATCAAACACAGTTTTGGAGTTAAACACCATGCAGCGTATTACTATTTTTGGTCGTCCTGGTTGCGGTTACTGTCGTCGTGCTAAAGAGCTCTGTGAAATCAAAGCCCTTAACTACAAGTACATTGATATTCATGAAGCAGGTATCAGCCAAGCAGACTTAGAAAAAACGATTGGTAAGCCTGTTGCCACGGTTCCCCAGGTATTTATCGGCCAGCAACATATCGGGGGTTTTACTGAACTTGATGCGCATCTGAAACACCAGGCATCTTCTTCTATAGTTAGCTAACGACTATATTGAATGCCATTGAGGACCTAGCTCATGAAGGTAGGACACGATAGCCTGAACACACGCCGCGAGCTTGTCGTTGGCGATCATAAATACCTTTACTATGACCTTCATGCACTCCATCAAGAAGGGGTTGGCGATGTTAGCCAGTTACCCTTCTCACTCAAAGTACTGCTGGAGAACTTGCTCCGCTTTGAAGATAGCCAATCAGTCACCACAGCTGATATTCAGGCCTTGCTGGGTTGGCTTAGTCAACGCCGAGCCAGTCAAGAGATAGCTTTTCGCCCTGCTCGGGTACTAATGCAAGACTTTACTGGGGTTCCTGCCGTGGTTGACTTAGCTACCATGCGCCAGGCGGTGCAGGCTAAGCAAGGTAACCCCCAGGCCATCAATCCATTGATTCCTGTCGACCTGGTAATTGATCACTCAGTAATGGTCGACCACTTTGGTGATACCTCTGCTTTTCACGACAATGTTGTACTGGAAATGACAAGAAACCAGGAGCGCTACCAGTTCTTAAAGTGGGGGCAACAGGCATTCAGTAACTTTCGTGTTGTTCCTCCTGGCACCGGTATTTGCCACCAAGTCAATTTAGAGTACCTGGCCCAAACGGTTTGGCAATGCAAGGTGGGGCAAGATCATTATGTTTACCCAGATACATTAGTCGGCACTGACAGTCATACCACCATGA
This is a stretch of genomic DNA from Spartinivicinus poritis. It encodes these proteins:
- a CDS encoding diguanylate cyclase domain-containing protein yields the protein MNLGLRQKIATTILVVTVVLLLISGSLYYINSQQALTQAIKHHLATTLTIQAARLNQVIQQHQERLALLTSRTQLRLSLHDHLKKPNPAALAKVTKILIDAKKAIPDFRGIMVLSLQGEVLAATEPGLLDTDFSRLHLPMPTPHMLVRVVVTPQNQKQLHIVSPLVLENKELGRLVVIAGLESIQAIVTGMIGLGLSEETIISYQAEEGQIESILPVRFANQLQPFQLKINPFKLIKAGQASELLELTDYQGHQVFAYVTAFSKIGWGMTLKIDKAEALAPLARQRNFMIIALFVSAFVTILFAVFLATSITRPINSLTQVAVMIANGDLSQRIHSFTNDELGVLARAFNQMADKLIAANELLEERVRNKTRDLAETNEKLLLANSQLERISRLDGLTEIANRRAFDQALAQEWNRCQREEKRLALILLDVDLFKNYNDKLGHLAGDQCLKQIANEIESTGRRPGDLTARYGGEEFVVLLPNTDSTHAHLVAKKIQQQIKSLAICHPDSVTGYVTLSMGIAACIPNRELQPADLIDQADQALYQAKQQGRNQIVEYTPADD
- a CDS encoding AMP-binding protein: MTVDFWKDKYPTGIPREISTGEYTSILDVFEASCKKFGDLPAFSNLGQVLTYRQLDQLSSQFAAYLQSETDLKPGDRIAIQMPNILQFPIATFGALRAGLIVVNTNPLYTEREMEHQFNDSGAKALVVLANMAHLAEDVVPKTQIKHVIVTQVGDMLPLLKRVVVNCAVKYLKKMVPSYYLPQAVGFLEVLNKGKHHRLQPHKANCDDVAILQYTGGTTGVAKGAMLTHQNIVANMFQCKAITCHILEEGKETVIAPLPLYHIYAFTFHCMVGLFLGLHNVLITNPRDLPGFIDTLEKQPFTVFVGLNTLFVGLMNNERFRQLDFQPLKLTLSGGMALQLDTANRWEQLTGCKICEGYGMTETSPVVSTNPLPDVRLGSIGMPIPSTEIKLCDDEGNDIPFHETGELCVRGPQVMKGYWNRPEETAKVLSEDGWLKTGDIATVDEQGYIKIVDRKKDMIVVSGFNVYPNELEDELATHPDVVQCAAIGVPSEKTGESIKMFVVSKNPNLTQEELVNYLKERVTGYKVPRVFEFRDELPTTNVGKILRRELRDQELSKLKKAS
- a CDS encoding GrxA family glutaredoxin; the protein is MQRITIFGRPGCGYCRRAKELCEIKALNYKYIDIHEAGISQADLEKTIGKPVATVPQVFIGQQHIGGFTELDAHLKHQASSSIVS
- a CDS encoding DUF5329 family protein, whose translation is MINGWVLLVASMFALVSPTQASEQLANEVSYLKQQVKDTHCRFLYNGKLYQPAAMLDYIERKHGLFKDDISNAEEFIVLAASRSAKTGQPLKIQCPGKPAMKTKGWLLDKLQTYRLMSQSAAN
- a CDS encoding alpha/beta hydrolase, with amino-acid sequence MNPTVASLMENTTDVKLDQPINSHWLPVTGCRLYLRYWQPSYPAKGIVHILHGLAEHCSRYQRLAEWLNQQHFIVIAHDQRGHGKTGQQAQLGHFGDCNGWDYLISDVSSVQAWAIKTFGDLPITLIGHSMGSYLAQDFLLTHSRAIHAVILSGSNHDLALKFTVSRWIAQFECWRLGANTPSRLIDQLVFGRFNRRISPHHTNHDWLSRDSQQVAAYIADPLCGFISTPQLWVDLFQALQRINQVNNLKSIRSDLPIYVLGGRDDPISAGKRLKCLASALRTAGIKQVTEAIYVGGRHEMFNEINFQQVYTDMTDWLNSTFSSTQCNSLHVA